A stretch of Aureispira sp. CCB-E DNA encodes these proteins:
- a CDS encoding carboxypeptidase regulatory-like domain-containing protein: protein MKLHSHIVMLLILCMSVAQLSAQSADALINKANKKYKDLEFQEAIELYEQALKKETKPAALFALPDCYRKVGNHLKAGQWYAKAAEHPEAPSEIFYYYGLSLMSNDKFEEAEAQFAKFREKESAQLRGHNMMIAVKPEVHKDLLNAGALYDVEVVPNLNTPYDDFGAVFYDDGVVFSSDRDTTKVTSHRGSWLYKPYIQSYYIDAFMKDKDTKEFEYGKPRLFSSDVNMNYHDGPVRFDGLQQTAYFTVYGTNDKKSNRRANVLNTQIASSKRVGEQWTKPNQKLKLNSREYSVAHPTVTPDGDKMFFASDIPGGFGGFDIYVSYNEAGEWSKPINLGPEINTEGDEVYPFWGLDENLYFSSDGQAGLGGFDIYYSNSTAGRWAPVTNLGAPLNSEKDEISYIMDSTGTYGYFSSNRVAKRNMDIYYFKRVALESQILVFDKATGQGVAGVEVTSECLPKNQKWVTNIDGRIYAPLPLERNCKLMLTSELFTDTEKDVSTVGYVPGSELFINVPLQLKEAEFIVEGTVKSAATNEPIIDATVTLINGCGEEQVNIPVSHEGKYSMKLSKNCSYVLKVEREGYFTNTQTFSTKGLRLSKTFTKNIAMPKSAGSF, encoded by the coding sequence ATGAAATTACATTCACATATTGTCATGCTTTTGATACTTTGTATGTCAGTTGCTCAGTTATCTGCCCAATCAGCAGATGCACTGATCAATAAGGCAAATAAAAAATACAAAGATTTAGAGTTTCAAGAAGCTATTGAACTCTATGAACAAGCATTAAAAAAAGAAACCAAACCCGCTGCGCTCTTTGCTCTTCCTGACTGTTATCGAAAAGTAGGGAACCACCTCAAAGCTGGGCAATGGTACGCAAAAGCTGCTGAACACCCCGAAGCACCTTCTGAAATTTTCTATTACTATGGATTGTCTTTGATGTCTAATGATAAGTTTGAAGAAGCTGAAGCCCAATTTGCAAAATTTAGAGAAAAAGAAAGTGCTCAGTTAAGAGGGCATAATATGATGATCGCTGTTAAACCAGAGGTACATAAAGATTTGCTAAATGCAGGAGCTTTGTATGATGTAGAAGTAGTGCCAAATTTGAATACTCCTTATGATGATTTTGGGGCTGTTTTTTATGATGATGGTGTTGTCTTCAGTTCGGATCGCGATACTACTAAGGTGACGAGTCACAGAGGTTCTTGGTTGTACAAGCCTTACATTCAATCGTATTACATCGATGCTTTTATGAAAGATAAGGATACCAAAGAGTTTGAATATGGTAAACCAAGGCTTTTTAGCTCAGACGTGAATATGAATTACCATGATGGTCCTGTGCGATTTGATGGTCTTCAACAAACAGCCTACTTTACAGTTTACGGCACCAATGATAAAAAATCAAATCGTAGAGCAAATGTCCTAAACACTCAAATTGCATCTAGCAAACGTGTTGGAGAACAGTGGACCAAACCCAATCAAAAACTAAAACTAAACAGTAGAGAATATTCTGTTGCACATCCAACTGTAACTCCTGATGGAGATAAAATGTTTTTTGCTTCTGATATTCCTGGTGGGTTTGGAGGCTTTGATATTTATGTAAGTTACAACGAAGCGGGAGAGTGGTCTAAGCCTATTAATTTGGGACCAGAGATTAATACAGAAGGAGATGAGGTATATCCATTTTGGGGACTAGATGAAAATCTATACTTCTCTTCAGATGGACAAGCAGGATTGGGAGGCTTCGATATTTACTACTCTAATTCTACTGCTGGTAGATGGGCTCCTGTAACCAATTTGGGAGCGCCATTGAACTCTGAAAAAGATGAAATTTCTTATATCATGGATTCTACAGGAACGTATGGTTACTTTTCATCGAATAGAGTAGCGAAACGAAATATGGATATCTATTATTTTAAGCGGGTTGCCTTGGAGTCTCAAATCTTGGTGTTTGATAAAGCAACAGGTCAAGGGGTAGCTGGTGTTGAAGTAACTAGCGAATGCTTGCCTAAAAACCAAAAATGGGTCACGAATATAGATGGTCGCATTTATGCACCACTACCTTTGGAACGCAATTGTAAATTAATGTTGACTTCAGAGTTGTTTACAGATACGGAAAAAGATGTTTCAACAGTAGGTTATGTTCCTGGTTCAGAATTGTTTATTAATGTTCCGTTGCAATTAAAAGAAGCCGAGTTTATCGTAGAAGGAACGGTAAAAAGTGCTGCTACCAATGAACCAATTATTGATGCTACTGTCACTTTGATTAATGGTTGTGGAGAGGAACAAGTGAATATTCCAGTTTCTCATGAAGGAAAGTACTCTATGAAATTGTCTAAAAATTGTTCCTATGTCTTGAAAGTAGAACGAGAAGGATATTTTACCAATACACAGACATTTTCTACCAAAGGCTTGCGTTTGTCAAAAACATTTACAAAAAATATAGCCATGCCAAAATCTGCTGGTTCTTTTTAA